From Drosophila suzukii chromosome 2R, CBGP_Dsuzu_IsoJpt1.0, whole genome shotgun sequence, a single genomic window includes:
- the LOC108008107 gene encoding LOW QUALITY PROTEIN: uncharacterized protein (The sequence of the model RefSeq protein was modified relative to this genomic sequence to represent the inferred CDS: deleted 1 base in 1 codon; substituted 1 base at 1 genomic stop codon) has protein sequence MDGRLPGRPFSAPPLPPLRPPNCVNGKATAAFANFAAAATKATAQLQQELHKCICIYSYIXLSDGRALYCSYVLDGPAKWRSEQKISETKSTKK, from the exons ATGGATGGCCGCCTTCCGGGCCGCCCCTTTTCGGCCCCG CCCCTTCCGCCTCTTAGACCGCCTAACTGTGTAAATGGCAAAGCGACAGCAGCATTTGCTAACTttgctgcagcagcaacaaaggcTACAGCACAGCTACAACAAGAACTACAtaaatgtatctgtatctataGCTATATCTAGCTAAGCGATGGCCGTGCATTGTATTGCAGTTACGTGCTCGATGGTCCAGCAAAATGGCGAAGCGAACAAAAAATCTCTGAAACAAAATCAACAAAGAAGTAG
- the LOC108008773 gene encoding uncharacterized protein, whose protein sequence is MSLWSQLRPMEWCRSVYRDYHSWSFVKCSLAFCAGVLLVRSLDGKLPDSSLVPEI, encoded by the coding sequence ATGTCTCTGTGGTCGCAGCTGAGACCCATGGAGTGGTGTAGGTCGGTCTACAGGGACTATCATTCGTGGTCATTCGTCAAGTGTTCCCTTGCTTTTTGTGCCGGGGTACTCCTGGTGCGAAGCCTCGACGGAAAATTGCCGGACAGCAGCTTGGTTCCCGAAATCTAG
- the LOC108008772 gene encoding uncharacterized protein: MDQWTGVHRAFVIRAYYKSNDSISGAQRLFKKQFSIYQTPPTNVIKSWLRHFESTGSSQGGCGGYARSSLPQIFCTICNQCLSNEKNFSSSVK; the protein is encoded by the exons ATGGATCAGTGGACGGGTGTGCACCGGGCGTTCGTCATTCGGGCCTACTACAAGAGCAACGACTCGATCAGCGGAGCCCAGCGGCTCTTCAAGAAGCAGTTCAGCATTTACCAAACGCCGCCGACGAACGTGATCAAGTCCTGGCTGAGGCACTTCGAGAGCACGGGATCCTCGCAAGGAGGCTGCGGCGGATACGCACGATCCTCGCTGCCA CAAATCTTCTGCACCATTTGCAATCAATGCCTGAGTAATGAGAAAAACTTTAGCAGCTCCGTGAAGTGA
- the LOC108008886 gene encoding uncharacterized protein, whose translation MSEELLSHNLKDLNVPKVERIYDIREFMSDAKNFNGNINELTERLEANVQQCRNIINILKDRLSLKIATMKKIKTDVFELNSEVGKPGAEIRFVTNGEKVKLHFLDEAEIKEYSVQDALEHYSVKMSFIYGEILSLDSDVDHVTYLEGVSKMNVEYVKDWYKAEMRNKNQKSVPDSVGDTVNN comes from the coding sequence ATGAGTGAGGAACTACTCTCCCACAACTTAAAAGACTTAAATGTGCCCAAAGTGGAACGCATTTATGATATACGCGAGTTCATGTCCGATGCCAAAAACTTTAATGGCAATATTAATGAATTGACCGAACGCCTGGAAGCAAACGTACAACAATGTCGTAATATTATCAACATCTTGAAGGACAGACTCAGCTTAAAGATAGCCACCATGAAAAAGATTAAGACGGATGTGTTTGAATTGAATTCGGAGGTCGGAAAGCCCGGAGCGGAGATTCGTTTTGTGACTAACGGTGAGAAAGTAAAATTGCATTTTCTAGACGAGGCAGAGATTAAGGAATACAGTGTACAAGATGCCCTGGAACATTATAGCGTAAAGATGAGTTTCATTTATGGTGAGATACTGTCTTTGGACAGCGATGTGGACCATGTCACTTATCTGGAGGGAGTTTCCAAGATGAATGTCGAGTATGTTAAGGATTGGTATAAAGCTGAGATGCGAAATAAGAACCAAAAATCAGTTCCTGATTCTGTTGGCGATACAGTAAATAACTGA